A DNA window from Arachis duranensis cultivar V14167 chromosome 3, aradu.V14167.gnm2.J7QH, whole genome shotgun sequence contains the following coding sequences:
- the LOC107478914 gene encoding elongation factor Tu, chloroplastic, protein MRVNVLEEIHSFLGRRNIFSMKNTNVIAAFTQETCESVYLYILLALVSSYIEITSPNTKLLFLSLPSFKTLTHSXNPSTILHLTPSSTSTSTPTTTRRKTFTVRAARGKFERKKPHVNIGTIGHVDHGKTTLTAALTMALAALGNSAPKKYDEIDAAPEERARGITINTATVEYETENRHYAHVDCPGHADYVKNMITGAAQMDGAILVVSGADGPMPQTKEHILLAKQVGVPNMVVFLNKQDQVDDEELLQLVELEVRELLSSYEFPGDDIPIISGSALLALEALMANPAIKRGDNEWVDKIYQLMDSVDSYIPIPQRQTDLPFLLAVEDVFSITGRGTVATGRVERGTIKVGDTVDLVGIRETRNTTVTGVEMFQKILDEAMAGDNVGLLLRGIQKVDIQRGMVLAKPGTITPHTKFSAIVYVLKKEEGGRHSPFFAGYRPQFYMRTTDVTGKVTQIMNDKDEESKMVMPGDRVKMVVELIQPVACEQGMRFAIREGGKTVGAGVIQSIIE, encoded by the exons ATAACATCTCCAAACACCAAACTCCTCTTCCTCTCCCTCCCTTCATTCAAAACCCTCACTCACTCTNNNAACCCCTCCACCATCCTCCACCTCACTCCTTCTTCCACTTCCACCTCAACTCCCACCACCACCCGCCGCAAAACCTTCACCGTACGCGCCGCGCGTGGAAAATTCGAGCGTAAGAAGCCACACGTCAACATCGGAACCATCGGCCACGTCGACCACGGCAAAACCACCCTCACCGCCGCCCTTACCATGGCTCTCGCCGCCCTCGGAAACAGCGCTCCCAAGAAGTACGACGAGATCGACGCCGCGCCGGAGGAAAGGGCGCGTGGAATCACCATCAACACTGCGACGGTGGAGTACGAGACGGAGAACCGCCACTATGCACACGTGGACTGCCCTGGACACGCTGATTACGTCAAGAACATGATCACCGGAGCTGCGCAGATGGACGGCGCTATATTGGTGGTTTCCGGTGCCGACGGACCCATGCCGCAGACTAAGGAGCACATCCTTCTTGCTAAGCAAGTTGGTGTTCCCAACATGGTTGTCTTTCTCAACAAGCAAGACCAG GTGGATGATGAGGAGCTTTTGCAGCTTGTGGAGCTTGAGGTTCGTGAGCTTCTGTCCTCATATGAGTTCCCTGGTGATGACATTCCTATTATTTCCGGTTCTGCTCTGTTGGCCTTGGAAGCTTTGATGGCAAATCCAGCAATCAAGCGTGGTGATAATGAGTGGGTGGATAAGATTTATCAACTTATGGATTCTGTGGATAGTTACATTCCCATCCCTCAGCGCCAAACTGATCTACCCTTCTTACTTGCGGTGGAAGATGTGTTTTCAATCACTGGTCGTGGAACGGTGGCCACAGGGCGTGTTGAGAGGGGAACCATTAAGGTTGGAGATACGGTTGACCTTGTTGGTATCAGGGAAACTAGGAACACTACTGTGACTGGTGTGGAAATGTTCCAGAAGATTCTCGATGAGGCCATGGCTGGGGACAACGTGGGATTGTTGCTTAGGGGTATTCAGAAGGTCGATATTCAGAGAGGGATGGTTTTGGCCAAGCCTGGAACCATCACACCGCACACAAAGTTCAGCGCAATCGTCTATGTtttgaagaaggaagaaggagggAGGCACTCACCTTTCTTTGCCGGGTACAGGCCTCAGTTCTACATGAGGACCACCGATGTCACTGGCAAGGTTACTCAAATCATGAATGACAAGGATGAGGAATCAAAGATGGTTATGCCTGGTGACCGTGTTAAGATGGTGGTTGAACTTATCCAGCCCGTGGCTTGTGAACAGGGAATGAGGTTCGCTATTAGAGAAGGAGGGAAGACCGTCGGAGCCGGTGTTATCCAATCTATAATTGAGTAA